In Nostoc sp. UHCC 0926, a single genomic region encodes these proteins:
- the petJ gene encoding cytochrome c6 PetJ gives MKKLLTLVLVTFLLLISTFTLPASAADTVNGEQIFSVHCAGCHINGGNIVRRGKNLKKQALKKYGMDSIEAVTSIVTNGKNNMSAYKERLTEQQIQDVAAYVLEQAEKGWR, from the coding sequence TTGAAAAAATTACTCACATTAGTATTAGTAACGTTTTTGTTATTAATCAGTACTTTTACTTTGCCTGCTAGTGCAGCAGATACAGTTAACGGTGAACAAATATTTAGTGTTCATTGTGCTGGATGTCATATCAACGGCGGTAACATAGTTAGGCGAGGTAAAAATCTCAAAAAGCAAGCGCTGAAAAAGTATGGTATGGATTCAATAGAGGCAGTTACATCTATAGTAACCAATGGTAAAAATAATATGTCAGCCTATAAAGAGCGTCTCACTGAACAGCAAATTCAAGACGTTGCTGCTTACGTTCTTGAACAAGCTGAAAAAGGCTGGCGTTAA
- a CDS encoding aldo/keto reductase: MNLPAASRLQFTPDLNICRILNGMWQVSGGHGQINPQAAIETMFKYLDAGFTTWDLADHYGPAEDFIGEFRCELIDTRGKDALSQVQAFTKWVPSPGKMTKKLVEENIDISLRSMNVESLDLMQFHWWEYQDKNYLDALKYMAELQTEGKIKHLGLTNFDTENLKIIIEAGIKIVSNQVQFSLVDRRPEVNMVEFCQQHDIKLFTYGTLCGGLLSENYLGKPEPRGSDLSTPSLKKYKNMIDGWGGWQLFQELLAILKEIANKHGVSISNVAVRYILDQPTVGGVIVGARLGVSEHIEDNAKVFSFSLDADDRDRINAVSRQSRDLYQLIGDCGDEYRR; encoded by the coding sequence ATGAACTTACCCGCAGCTAGCCGTCTCCAATTCACTCCCGATTTGAACATCTGCCGCATATTAAATGGTATGTGGCAAGTCTCCGGCGGACACGGACAGATAAATCCCCAAGCCGCTATTGAGACTATGTTCAAATACTTAGATGCAGGCTTTACCACGTGGGATTTAGCAGACCATTATGGCCCCGCTGAAGACTTTATTGGTGAGTTTCGCTGTGAACTAATTGATACTCGTGGGAAAGATGCTTTATCTCAGGTGCAAGCTTTTACAAAATGGGTGCCTAGTCCAGGCAAAATGACGAAAAAACTGGTTGAGGAAAATATTGATATTTCCCTGAGAAGCATGAATGTAGAATCGTTAGATTTGATGCAATTCCACTGGTGGGAATATCAGGATAAAAATTACCTGGATGCCCTCAAATATATGGCAGAACTTCAGACTGAGGGTAAAATTAAGCATCTAGGTTTAACTAATTTTGACACGGAAAACTTAAAGATTATTATCGAAGCCGGGATCAAAATCGTTTCTAACCAAGTGCAATTTTCCCTTGTTGATCGCCGTCCTGAAGTTAATATGGTGGAGTTTTGTCAACAGCATGACATAAAGCTTTTTACTTACGGTACACTGTGCGGCGGTTTGTTATCAGAAAACTATTTGGGGAAACCGGAACCGCGAGGATCTGATCTATCTACTCCTAGTTTGAAAAAGTATAAAAATATGATCGATGGTTGGGGTGGTTGGCAATTATTTCAAGAGTTGCTGGCTATTCTGAAGGAAATTGCTAATAAGCATGGGGTCAGTATCTCTAACGTAGCAGTGCGTTACATTTTAGATCAGCCAACTGTGGGCGGTGTGATAGTTGGTGCCAGACTTGGTGTATCTGAACATATAGAAGATAACGCCAAAGTATTTAGTTTTAGTTTAGATGCAGACGATCGCGATCGCATCAATGCAGTATCTCGCCAATCACGCGATTTGTACCAGCTAATCGGCGATTGCGGCGACGAATATCGGCGATAA
- a CDS encoding tetratricopeptide repeat protein produces the protein MPLNFTFALRQQQTFELRCDYGSRRLDKTELAALIDLCEQNYYAQQRDYLPYLTQLGRKLYQWLDGKEGWLRRALDEADEQTILLDLIETSEAKGLNSETERVALGLAHLPWELLHDGAGFLLQRQNISVLPVRSVQQRQTQVIGVQNRPLRLLFMATSPEDPRVPPLGFEQEEANILQATKDQPLALIVEESGSVAELANLVQSYPEDYFDVFHLTGHGIIYTKKDYGSLLSTGATLPDNTPCFITEDEVGNMQLTTVNDLAKAFRGRWPRVTFLSGCHTGQVPNKGTVPSMAQALVKAGAGIVLGWARPVYDRTGIVAAQALYQALATGTTVEKAVKAAQQEMIDQECTDWHLLRMYRDTRPINQLVTALRTRNREKLKLTAPEQEFLDENNQVKVASQFEFVGRRRHLQRCLKALRETSDQIGVFIAGMGGLGKSSLAARLCRRVEVQRSNFARVVLIGPLDEIGLLNKLSNKFERFADVPALLNKPKVSLKGRLQNFFEAIEKEHNQLLLLVLDDFEQNIPIANIEDGSLRMTADAYEILGAICAALAETGAESRLIVTCRYLKEDTLPPHRLHLESLVGMSSSDIDKICFPLDKEVRQQLRTRRIIKIADGNPRLLKWLLEVTQQPGLAADELLNRLEATEKEFRENILAQTLLDALEPEEKKFLARLSVFNLPVTVEIINAISPSASFLQKLTSLSLVESATTHPNLPANYRVTTILESLLETVLIQEEWQAARQQAVRKIHQAWWEENDNPTEAEALEIVRLGLLAKEQEIAVSVGDRIAISWLNNSRFVEAFDLCEQVLAVFQDYCILGTVANAERFLGFVQEAVTHYQQTLYLCPEEELTRKAATLNNMAQVIAQQGDISRAMALYEQSLEISEQISYVQGKATTLNNMAHIIAQQGDIPRAMALYEQSLEIKEQIGDVQGKATTLCSMGLVIAQQGDIPRAMVLYKQSLEIKEQIGDVQGKATTLGNMAQVIAQQGDIPRAMALYEQSLEISEQIGDVQGKATTLNNMAHIIAQQGDIPRAMALYEQSLEIKEQIGDVQGKATTLGNMAQVIAQQGNIPRAIVLYEQNLEIFEQIGDVKGKATTLGNMAQVIAQQGNIPRAIKLYEQNLEIFEQIGDVKGKAATLNNMALIIAQQGDIPRAMALYEQSLEIKEQIGDVQGKAATLGNIALVIAQQEDIPRAMALYEQSLEIKEQIGDVKGKAATLNNMALIIAQQGDIPRAMVLYEQSLEIKEQIGDVQGKATTLCSMGLVIAQQGDIPRAMVLYEQSLEISEQIGDVQGKATTLNNMAHIIAQQGDIPRAIALWEQVVSTLAQISAYSDLVTVLSNLGLTDESNGLVYLAQAIWLTLRIQAPLVDTIQLIRVLYNRVPQGDELEAVLGTTAMFFCNYRGEGHPQLEELQERSFEIISRAASAQGIETQEAFDNWFVQQRLNDPEYFLPRLNQRLEEIIGDGWLFDCSQFEVEK, from the coding sequence ATGCCCCTAAACTTCACCTTCGCCCTTAGGCAACAGCAAACTTTTGAACTGCGCTGTGATTATGGCTCGCGTCGCCTGGATAAAACGGAGTTGGCAGCGCTGATTGATTTGTGTGAGCAAAATTACTATGCTCAACAAAGAGATTATCTACCCTATCTCACCCAGTTGGGACGGAAACTTTATCAATGGCTGGATGGTAAAGAAGGATGGCTGAGAAGGGCGCTGGATGAGGCGGATGAGCAAACGATTCTTCTAGATTTGATTGAAACCAGCGAAGCAAAGGGGTTGAACTCGGAAACAGAACGGGTGGCCTTGGGATTGGCACATTTGCCTTGGGAATTGCTGCATGATGGTGCAGGGTTTTTACTGCAACGTCAAAATATTTCCGTCTTACCAGTGCGTTCTGTGCAGCAGCGTCAAACTCAAGTGATTGGCGTGCAAAATCGTCCATTGCGGTTGCTGTTCATGGCGACTTCTCCTGAAGATCCCAGAGTTCCACCACTAGGGTTTGAGCAGGAAGAAGCGAACATTTTGCAAGCAACTAAGGATCAGCCTTTGGCGTTGATTGTCGAGGAAAGCGGCTCGGTTGCGGAGTTAGCCAATTTGGTGCAATCCTACCCAGAAGACTATTTTGATGTCTTTCACCTCACGGGACACGGGATAATTTATACCAAAAAAGATTATGGCTCTTTGCTGTCAACAGGTGCAACACTGCCAGACAATACCCCCTGCTTCATCACTGAGGATGAGGTGGGAAATATGCAACTTACTACCGTCAATGATTTAGCTAAAGCCTTTCGCGGACGCTGGCCGCGTGTAACTTTTCTCTCTGGTTGTCATACGGGACAGGTTCCTAATAAGGGGACAGTACCCTCGATGGCGCAGGCATTGGTGAAAGCGGGGGCAGGTATAGTTTTAGGCTGGGCGCGTCCGGTGTATGACCGCACGGGTATTGTAGCGGCACAGGCACTTTATCAAGCTTTGGCGACGGGGACAACTGTTGAAAAAGCGGTGAAAGCGGCGCAGCAGGAGATGATTGACCAAGAATGCACTGACTGGCATCTGTTGCGGATGTATCGGGATACGCGCCCCATTAACCAACTGGTGACAGCGCTGAGAACAAGAAATCGTGAAAAGCTGAAGTTGACAGCGCCAGAGCAAGAATTTCTCGATGAAAATAATCAAGTTAAGGTTGCCAGTCAATTTGAGTTTGTCGGACGCAGGCGGCATTTGCAACGGTGTCTCAAGGCATTGCGGGAAACTAGCGATCAAATTGGTGTGTTTATTGCCGGGATGGGGGGACTGGGTAAAAGTAGCTTGGCGGCGCGGTTATGTAGACGGGTGGAAGTGCAGCGTTCTAACTTTGCGCGAGTCGTGTTGATTGGACCTCTGGATGAAATAGGTTTGCTGAATAAGCTTTCTAATAAGTTTGAGCGGTTTGCAGATGTGCCTGCACTTTTGAACAAACCAAAGGTGTCTCTTAAAGGACGGTTGCAAAACTTTTTTGAAGCAATAGAAAAAGAACACAACCAACTCTTACTGTTGGTGCTGGATGACTTTGAGCAGAACATCCCCATAGCTAATATTGAAGATGGTTCACTGCGGATGACGGCAGATGCTTACGAAATTTTAGGGGCGATTTGTGCGGCATTGGCAGAAACCGGGGCAGAAAGTCGGCTGATTGTCACCTGTCGCTATTTGAAGGAAGACACTTTGCCACCTCATCGTCTGCATTTGGAATCTTTGGTAGGGATGAGCAGCAGTGATATTGATAAAATCTGCTTTCCTTTAGATAAAGAAGTTAGGCAACAGTTAAGAACTCGGCGGATTATTAAGATTGCTGATGGTAATCCCCGCTTGTTGAAGTGGCTGTTGGAGGTGACTCAGCAACCAGGATTGGCGGCGGATGAATTACTGAATCGGCTGGAGGCGACTGAGAAAGAATTCCGTGAAAATATTTTGGCACAAACTCTGCTGGATGCTTTGGAACCGGAAGAAAAAAAGTTTCTTGCACGGTTGAGTGTGTTTAATTTGCCCGTTACTGTTGAAATCATCAATGCCATTTCCCCCTCTGCCTCTTTTCTGCAAAAGCTAACCAGCCTCAGTCTAGTTGAGTCTGCCACCACTCACCCCAACCTGCCAGCTAATTATCGGGTGACGACAATTTTAGAATCATTGCTAGAAACAGTCTTGATTCAGGAAGAATGGCAAGCAGCGCGACAGCAAGCAGTGAGGAAAATCCATCAAGCTTGGTGGGAAGAGAATGACAACCCCACGGAAGCAGAAGCACTGGAAATTGTGCGGTTAGGATTACTGGCGAAAGAGCAGGAAATTGCTGTCAGCGTTGGGGATAGGATTGCAATTAGTTGGTTGAACAATTCCCGCTTTGTGGAAGCTTTTGATTTATGTGAGCAAGTTCTGGCAGTTTTTCAGGATTACTGCATCTTGGGAACAGTCGCCAATGCTGAAAGATTTTTGGGTTTTGTACAAGAGGCTGTTACCCATTATCAGCAAACTTTATACCTTTGCCCTGAAGAGGAATTAACAAGAAAAGCCGCTACCCTCAACAACATGGCACAGGTAATCGCCCAACAAGGGGACATATCTAGAGCGATGGCACTCTACGAGCAATCTTTGGAAATATCTGAGCAGATTAGCTATGTCCAAGGTAAAGCCACTACCCTCAACAACATGGCACATATAATCGCCCAACAAGGGGACATACCTAGAGCGATGGCACTCTACGAGCAATCCTTGGAAATAAAGGAGCAGATTGGCGATGTCCAAGGTAAAGCCACTACCCTGTGTAGCATGGGACTGGTAATCGCCCAACAAGGGGACATACCTAGAGCGATGGTACTCTACAAGCAATCCTTGGAAATAAAGGAGCAGATTGGCGATGTCCAAGGTAAAGCCACTACCCTGGGCAACATGGCACAGGTAATCGCCCAACAAGGAGACATACCTAGAGCGATGGCACTCTACGAGCAATCCTTGGAAATATCTGAGCAGATTGGTGATGTCCAAGGTAAAGCCACTACCCTCAACAACATGGCACATATAATCGCCCAACAAGGGGACATACCTAGAGCGATGGCACTCTACGAGCAATCCTTGGAAATAAAGGAGCAGATTGGCGATGTCCAAGGTAAAGCCACTACCCTGGGCAACATGGCACAGGTAATCGCCCAACAAGGGAACATACCTAGAGCGATCGTACTCTATGAGCAAAACTTAGAAATATTTGAGCAGATTGGCGATGTCAAAGGTAAAGCCACTACCCTGGGCAACATGGCACAGGTAATCGCCCAACAAGGGAACATACCTAGAGCGATCAAACTCTACGAGCAAAACTTAGAAATATTTGAGCAGATTGGCGATGTCAAAGGTAAAGCCGCTACCCTCAACAACATGGCACTGATAATCGCCCAACAAGGGGACATACCTAGAGCGATGGCACTCTACGAGCAATCCTTGGAAATAAAGGAGCAGATTGGCGATGTCCAAGGTAAAGCCGCTACCCTGGGCAACATTGCACTGGTAATCGCCCAACAAGAGGACATACCTAGAGCGATGGCACTCTACGAGCAATCCTTGGAAATAAAGGAGCAGATTGGCGATGTCAAAGGTAAAGCCGCTACCCTCAACAACATGGCACTGATAATCGCCCAACAAGGGGACATACCTAGAGCAATGGTACTCTACGAGCAATCCTTGGAAATAAAGGAGCAGATTGGCGATGTCCAAGGTAAAGCCACTACCCTGTGTAGCATGGGACTGGTAATCGCCCAACAAGGGGACATACCTAGAGCAATGGTACTCTACGAGCAATCCTTGGAAATATCTGAGCAGATTGGCGATGTCCAAGGTAAAGCCACTACCCTCAACAACATGGCACATATAATCGCCCAACAAGGGGACATACCTAGAGCGATCGCACTCTGGGAGCAAGTTGTTTCCACACTTGCACAAATAAGTGCATACAGTGATTTGGTAACAGTTCTGAGTAATTTAGGCTTAACGGATGAAAGTAACGGTTTGGTTTACCTAGCTCAAGCAATCTGGTTGACGCTGAGAATTCAAGCACCTTTAGTAGATACCATTCAGTTAATCCGTGTTTTATATAATAGAGTGCCTCAAGGCGATGAACTAGAAGCTGTGTTAGGAACAACGGCAATGTTCTTTTGCAACTACCGAGGTGAAGGTCATCCCCAGTTAGAGGAACTTCAAGAGCGTAGTTTCGAGATCATATCAAGGGCGGCGAGTGCCCAAGGAATTGAAACACAGGAAGCATTTGATAATTGGTTTGTTCAGCAACGGCTAAATGATCCAGAATATTTCCTCCCCCGACTCAATCAACGCCTAGAAGAGATAATCGGCGATGGGTGGTTGTTTGACTGTAGTCAATTTGAGGTGGAGAAATAA
- a CDS encoding DUF433 domain-containing protein: MESELIQTSPDILSGTPVFYGTRVPVQTLIDYLEASDRLDDFLEDFPTVSRAQATAFLKLALKKVLSSYESAA; this comes from the coding sequence ATGGAATCTGAACTAATACAAACTTCTCCCGATATCCTTTCTGGTACACCCGTTTTCTATGGAACTCGCGTACCAGTACAAACATTGATTGATTATCTCGAAGCAAGCGATCGCCTTGATGACTTTCTAGAAGATTTTCCCACTGTGAGCCGCGCACAGGCAACAGCGTTTCTCAAGCTAGCCCTGAAAAAGGTATTATCTTCTTATGAAAGTGCTGCTTGA
- a CDS encoding DUF5615 family PIN-like protein: protein MKVLLDECLPKKLKREITGHEVVTVPEQGWASKKNGELLGLAKTEFDLFITIDQNLTAQQNLNNINLAIIVLASPSNRLEVLKPLMPKIQEALATIQAGNVVTIRLPDAIA from the coding sequence ATGAAAGTGCTGCTTGATGAATGCCTGCCTAAGAAATTAAAGCGAGAAATCACAGGTCATGAGGTTGTAACTGTACCAGAGCAAGGATGGGCAAGTAAAAAGAATGGTGAGTTACTGGGACTAGCGAAGACAGAGTTTGATCTATTCATCACCATTGATCAAAACTTAACAGCTCAACAAAATTTGAATAATATCAACTTAGCTATAATCGTTCTCGCATCTCCTAGCAATCGTTTAGAAGTTTTGAAACCTCTGATGCCTAAAATTCAAGAAGCTTTAGCAACGATTCAAGCAGGTAATGTGGTTACTATCAGACTGCCAGATGCGATCGCTTAG
- a CDS encoding DUF4385 domain-containing protein — protein sequence MAFDYSLDFKNIDFRQHPELYRVGKGEQGVLLVEPYKSEILPYWRFKTPDIARESSEKIYGLFLDYLEKDDFVGADMARKFIQMGYTRSRRYANHKSGRKYKQNSEDSGDKKEILPYEVDPVKAESAAIFKAKWVEAKTNKKYQELLVKHKQMYELD from the coding sequence ATGGCTTTTGATTATTCTTTAGACTTTAAAAATATTGATTTTCGCCAACATCCTGAACTCTATCGTGTTGGCAAGGGTGAGCAGGGTGTACTTTTGGTTGAACCATACAAATCAGAAATTCTTCCTTACTGGCGGTTCAAAACTCCCGATATTGCTAGAGAGTCGAGTGAGAAAATCTACGGACTTTTTCTTGATTATTTAGAAAAAGATGATTTTGTCGGCGCAGATATGGCACGGAAGTTTATCCAAATGGGCTATACTCGCTCTCGCCGTTATGCTAATCATAAAAGCGGCAGGAAGTATAAACAGAATTCGGAAGATTCAGGTGACAAAAAAGAGATTCTTCCTTATGAGGTAGACCCAGTGAAAGCGGAATCAGCAGCAATATTTAAAGCCAAGTGGGTAGAAGCAAAGACAAATAAGAAATATCAAGAGCTTTTAGTCAAGCATAAACAGATGTACGAACTAGACTAG